In a single window of the Drosophila albomicans strain 15112-1751.03 chromosome 3, ASM965048v2, whole genome shotgun sequence genome:
- the LOC117571102 gene encoding guanine nucleotide-binding protein subunit beta-like protein 1, which yields MAVLPPDPVFSLRCPEMGAVSSLCFHESERLLAGTQKGKVFLWDLQTNRSPMHFEVGSEPITNLHHTKEHLVTQEKGGTITTYSISNSSYVKERSIPGNHLGYCRTALHINPNNTNEQLLFYPCEDTAIGVLHVTDPAAPTQMLLPDDPQLPKLGSVTCFKPFECASQLFLLAGYESGHFLTWDLSSGVMIDIVDLAPEAISVDYDAITNRGIVGTANDKLATFSYQRQSMQLQRGSELCIKNPGVNCVRIRGDQKVFASGGWDGRIRIFSWKSLRPLAVLTQHKQGGVMDIAYSPQPVCMWRAPIMAAAGMDGQISLWDLYN from the exons ATGGCTGTGTTACCACCAGATCCCGTGTTCAGTCTGCGGTGCCCGGAAATGGGAGCAGTGAGTTCGCTGTGTTTCCACGAAAGCGAACGTCTGCTGGCTGGCACGCAAAAAGGCAAAGTCTTTCTATGGGATCTACAG ACAAATCGATCACCGATGCACTTTGAAGTGGGCAGCGAGCCAATAACAAATCTTCACCATACAAAAGAACACCTTGTCACACAGGAGAAGGGTGGCACCATCACCACCTACTcgatcagcaacagcagctatgTGAAGGAGCGCAGCATTCCTGGCAATCACCTTGGCTATTGCCGAACAGCGCTGCACATCAATCCTAATAACACAAACGAACAGCTGCTCTTCTATCCCTGCGAGGATACGGCCATTGGGGTGCTGCATGTCACAGATCCGGCGGCGCCCACACAGATGCTGCTGCCGGATGATCCACAATTGCCAAAGCTGGGCAGCGTCACCTGTTTCAAGCCCTTCGAGTGTGCATCGCAGCTCTTTCTGTTAGCTGGCTACGAGTCGGGACATTTTCTCACCTGGGATCTCAGCTCCGGCGTCATGATTGACATTGTAGACCTGGCGCCCGAAGCTATATCTGTGGACTACGATGCCATAACCAATCGTGGCATTGTCGGCACTGCCA ACGATAAGCTGGCAACCTTTAGCTATCAACGGCAATcgatgcagctgcagcgcgGCTCGGAACTGTGCATCAAGAACCCTGGCGTCAACTGTGTGCGCATACGTGGCGATCAGAAGGTCTTTGCCAGTGGTGGCTGGGACGGACGTATACGCATCTTCTCCTGGAAAAGTCTGCGTCCATTGGCCGTGCTCACGCAGCACAAGCAAGGCGGCGTTATGGACATTGCCTATTCCCCGCAACCTGTGTGCATGTGGCGTGCTCCAATTATGGCAGCCGCTGGCATGGATGGCCAGATCTCGCTGTGGGATCTGTACAACTAA